In Chloroflexota bacterium, one genomic interval encodes:
- a CDS encoding iron chelate uptake ABC transporter family permease subunit, with protein sequence MGPVKIPLSHVWSVVLGWFSVDASEATTTEQLVIEQLRMPRIIAGALVGAALGASGAMMQGLFRNPMADPGIIGVSSGGAVGAVLAIAFGAHTAFYLALPTFAFIGALGAAFLVYGIALAGGRFSMATLLLAGIAVSSFLGAIVSTVLVVVPRNDALRDILFWLAGGLDGRTWEHVRIAAPMILGGMAVMLAFARDLNLLMLGDDEARSLGVRVSVARPVIIAAAALATGTAVAVAGIISFVGLVVPHILRLIFGPDNRVLVPLSALGGAVFVVLADTLARTVIQPAEFRVGILTSLVGAPFFIFLLLRNKRHADAL encoded by the coding sequence ATGGGCCCAGTGAAGATCCCCCTGAGCCACGTGTGGAGCGTCGTCCTCGGCTGGTTCAGCGTTGACGCCTCGGAGGCGACGACGACGGAGCAGCTGGTGATAGAGCAGCTGCGGATGCCGCGGATCATCGCGGGCGCGCTGGTGGGCGCGGCCCTGGGCGCCTCGGGCGCGATGATGCAGGGGCTCTTCCGCAACCCCATGGCCGACCCGGGCATCATCGGCGTCTCATCTGGCGGCGCGGTGGGCGCGGTGCTGGCCATCGCCTTCGGCGCGCACACGGCCTTCTACCTCGCGCTGCCGACCTTCGCCTTCATCGGCGCGCTGGGCGCGGCCTTCCTCGTCTACGGCATCGCCCTGGCGGGCGGGCGCTTCTCCATGGCGACGCTGCTGCTGGCGGGGATCGCCGTTTCATCGTTCCTCGGGGCGATCGTCTCGACCGTGCTGGTGGTGGTGCCACGCAACGACGCCCTGCGCGATATCTTGTTCTGGCTGGCCGGAGGCCTGGACGGGCGGACGTGGGAGCACGTGCGGATCGCCGCGCCGATGATCCTTGGCGGGATGGCGGTGATGCTGGCCTTCGCGCGGGACCTGAATCTCCTGATGCTGGGCGACGACGAGGCGCGCTCCCTGGGCGTGCGGGTGAGCGTTGCGCGGCCGGTCATCATCGCAGCGGCGGCGCTGGCGACGGGGACGGCGGTGGCGGTGGCGGGGATCATCAGCTTCGTCGGGCTTGTGGTGCCGCACATCCTGCGGCTCATCTTCGGCCCGGATAACCGGGTCCTCGTTCCCTTGAGCGCCCTTGGCGGCGCGGTCTTCGTCGTCCTCGCCGATACGCTGGCGCGGACGGTGATCCAGCCCGCGGAGTTCCGCGTCGGCATCCTGACCTCTCTGGTCGGCGCGCCGTTCTTCATCTTTCTGCTCTTGCGCAACAAGCGGCATGCAGATGCCCTATAG